The genomic window CTGACGAGAGCACTACATCTGCAGTGCCGAACCGACGACCAGAGCATGAACCGGATCGACAAGCCATAGCCATcaacgacatcatcatcgtcgacagCGGTTCCCCAGCGTTGGTCTCACCCCCTGTAGCCAGCAGCAAAGGTCCAGCTCGTCGGGTTTGGGTGGTCGCATGCCTCAAGCCTCCAAGCCACAAAGGGACCAAAAACGATGTTTAGCATCAACCTCGTGGCCATCCATTTCCGCTTCATCTCGCCCAATGGCGTGGCTCAATTCGAGCATGCCCCTTCCAGATCTCATCTCAATTGCCGAGTTCCTGGCACCATGACGATTGCTAGTGTCTCACCTCTAGCCGCGTAGCGTCCTCTCTGCGGCCACCATATGCTGCTTGTCATGGCCGCATGCAAGTCAGTCAATCAACCGAAAGGAGAGGGAGTTTATAAACACCAAGGTATCGCAGAGGCAGTCGGGGGAAACGTCTCATACGGGAACGGCCCGAGAAAGCTGTTTTCTCTTTGCTTCGGTTCTCGCCTCTCGCCTCCTCAAAAGCACGAGACTCACAAGGCCTTGAACCTGCCCTCTAGTCTCTCCACTCTCGAGAGGACCCCTCCCCCGGTGACCCCATCGCGACCCCGCCATCCAGGCCCTTCCAGCAAATCCCGTCATGGAGAAGCGATCGAGGGCAGCAACTCCGGACCGAAGATAACAGCTTCGCTTTGCAAGGGCACCTTGGCAGCAGGGACGACAAATCCTCCGTAGCGTGACCAGATGACAGGAAAACAGTCATTTACCAGCAAATTGAACGGGACCACGGACCTCTTATAGATACGGCGACGGCGACCGACGGAGGCCTCGACCCATCCGGCCAAGCAGAGCAAGCCAGCCCTTGCATCTCGGCCGGCCCTACAAAGCATCTCGTTGAACAAACCCTGGCAACAACCTATCAACCAAGATATTGGCATCTCGATGCATGGTGGCGATCCCTAGCGACTGCGTCATCGAGCCCGCTGATTCGATGCTCCAGGACTTTTATCCCCCGGacaaacaagaaaaaaaatattccCATTCATCCATGCCCACTTCAACAAGTGAGTGAGTGACATGcagcaagcagcagcagcagcagcagcagcggcagcagacAACAAAGACAAACCACGCCGCATCCGTTGGCCACCGTCTCAGTCGCCCATTGGAACGGACGCGAGACGTGCTCCAGGGgcaaaaaaagagaagaggatAATAACAATCACCGCCTAGCatcatcttttttttcctcgtcttccttaCACTTACATCATTTCCCGGCTATAACCGCATCCCGTCTGACCGGTTGCAAATCAGCCCGTCTTGCCTCGAGCTCTAATAACCGTCCTCATCAGAGACATTTAGACAATAGGGCAGAAACATCGGTAGATGGTGATCTGAGACATCGGAAAACGTCCAAGCCACTGTCACTGTCTGTTTGCAGGTTTAAGCTGAGCAACTCGAGGCCCTGTCCCTAACCCTGATAAACGGGCCTACAGCACCGGGCAAAGTTTTGTAGGCGACAAGCTCCGAGCTCGCCTACTGCACTCGCCCATCACCACCTGGTTACTTGGTGCCAGGTTCTCGCTTCTATCCGCCGGGACCTGTCATTTCGTTCATGCCGGAGCGGGCATAGCTGTCTGTCAGTCTGAAAGGTAAAATTTTCGATTAGCTCTCGGCTGGGCTGGTGTCTTTTTTTGGCCACCAACCTACCTACTGTGCTGTACCAAACGGGACAAACACACGCACACAAGCACACTCACACAAGCCACTACACAAGAAACGGCTGCGCAGCGCACACCATTAATCAGATGGATGTCATGGATGCCGCCGTGGACACCATGAGCAACCGACCGGGCCCGAAGCTTGTTAGCACCACCGTCGGCGCCGTGGATAGCCCAACACCACCAGCAGCACCACCATACTCAACTAGCCCCTCCGACGACGCTTCTGCTGCCgacttttcctcttctcctcgccatTCTCACATTCATGCTCCTTATCTTGGTTGTGGCCAATCCCTGCCCCATCACTATAGCCAATCCCATCCTCCCAGGTCCTCTCGCATCCTCTCGACGTCGTCGCCCCTCGCCAATTCGTCCTCCATCTCTGCTGCAGGAACCAAGGGTCACTGTGCCGAGCCGGACACGGCAGAGACCCACGCCCGTCGTGCAAGCTTCTCTGTTCCCTCACACATCTCGACTTCAGCGGCGGCCGTCAAAAACCTTCACTCTCTCCCACTGCGCACCCGCCGCGAGTCCATGACCTCTGACGTCTGCGTTGAGGATCTGGCGCTGGCAGATTCCcagcttgcccttgccgaaGACCCccaccagaaccagaaccagaaccagcAGCGGAACCTGAACCGCCTGCCCACCGCCAGCGACAGCTCCAACTCGAACTACACCGTCTCGTCTGAACCTTCCGGTGTCATCAACAACCGCCTATCTTCCTCATCGGATCCTCAGTCCAGGAGACTCTCAGGAAACTCGCTCTATTCTCTTGCATCTGCCCGAGGCGTCCTCAGCGGCTCTTCGTCTGCTCATGGGTCAGAGCTGGGAACACCACCACGATCTGTACCTGGCCTTCTCTCGACAGGAAAAGGAACAACGCCGTCTCAGTCTGAGCCTGGCATCTCCAACGTGACGGTCACCACCTCGTCCACTGCTCAGCAAGGCCACTCGGTCGTGGGACATCACCATCAGCATCACCTGGTCCCAAGGGATCTCCATTCACAGCCACTTGACTTTACCAAGCGAGCCATCCGCGACAACATGCAGAACAGCACTTCAAATTTGCGCTCCATGCCCGACCGCTCCCGCAGTCGTGCCAAGAGGCGCTTTAGCGGAAGCACTGCGACAAGTAGCCACAGCCCAAGTAGCGATCGGGGTCCCCACCATCGGGAAAGGGAGGAGGGTGAGTCCTCTTTTTTGTCCTTCTTTCCCCTTCTCTCATCTCGAAGCCACTGGCTTTGGAAGTGAGCGACGTCTCTAACCTGCTGCAGTGAAACCGGCTCGATGGGGAGTCATTGGTGTGTGCGCCCTTGACGTCAAGGCGCGGAGCAAGCCCAGCAGGAACATCTTGAACCGGCTGATTGCCAATCGCGAATTTGACGTGATTGTTTTTGGCGACAAGGTGATTCTCGACGAAGGTACGTTCGATTCACGAGAGAGATGTATTTTCTAGGAGAGACTAATCTGTTTTGTCCTCAGAGGTTGAGAATTGGCCCATCTGGTGAGTCCATTCCCTCGGTGAGCTGAAGTAGAATGGTGGGGTGCATCGACCAAGCTCCTGCAAGAGGCACGTGCCGGATTTCCTAAAACGATCACTAACAAAAGATGCAGCGACTACCtcatttctttttattcGGATGGTTTCCCACTCGACAAGGCAATTGCCTATGTCAAGGCTAGAAAGCCCTTTTGTGTTAATGATGTCCCCATGCAGCAGATCCTGTGGGATCGCCGTCTCTGCCTGCACCTgctcgacaagatcaacgTCCGAACACCAAAGCGAATCGAAGTCAGTCGTGATGGCGGTCCCCAGATTCTCACTCCTGAAATGGTCAAGCACATCAAGGATGTTTCAGGTGTTTCCTTTGAGCCAATTGACCGTGCCAAGGTTCCTGCACCTCAGAAAGTCGAGTTGATCGAAGACGGGGATGCTCTGAGCGTGGATGGTGCAATCCTGAGGAAGCCATTCGTCGAGAAACCAACAAGCGGCGAAGATCACAACATTATCATCTACTTCCCAAAGAGCGCTGGTGGAGGTGCTAGGAAGCTTTTCCGAAAGATTGGAAACAAGAGTTCCGACTATATACAAGATCTAACCATTCCCAGAGCAATCACCGAACCCGACAGCAGCTACATCTACGAGAGCTTCATGCAGGTTGACAATGCCGAAGATGTCAAGGCTTACACGGTCGGCCCCGCGTATTGCCATGCCGAGACACGAAAGAGCCCTGTTGTGGATGGTGTCGTACGGAGAAACACGCACGGTAAAGAGCTGCGCTACGTCACGGCTCTGGATACGAAAGAGAGGGAAATGGCCAGTAGGATCTCTACAGCGTTTGGACAGAGAGTTTGTGGCTTCGACTTGCTGCGAGCGTCAGGGAAGAGCTATGTCATCGACGTCAACGGCTGGAGCTTTGTCAAGGACAACGACGACTACTACGACCATTGCTCCGGTATTCTCAAAGACCTCTTTGTTAAGGAAAAGCTCAGGCGTGGAGGTGTCACTCCTCCAATGCCATCGCCTGCTCCGTCAGATAACACCGACCCCTTTACTCGAGCAGCCAATGCATTCAAGGACCGTGAGCAAACAAGTTTGCCTGGCACTGGCGGGGTTAGGACAAGCATAAACTCCATGTCGAACGCTACGGATTCACAGCCCGACGACTCTTTCCGCCGTGTTCCCAGCGGAACTGCTACTCCTCTGATACCAGACAGCACTCTGCCCTCCAAATCCCACAGTTCTGTGGCGACACCACTCATTCCATCGGTCCCTGCTGATCTGAGTTTGTCTGGCAGCTCTTCGGCACCGCCACAGACACAACAAAGTGCCATATCGGATGCTCCATCAGAGCAGCCGAGCACCGCGCCCGAGCCGCCCCTCCCAACACACTCTTGGAAGTTGAAGGGTATAGTCTCCGTGATACGGCACGCGGATCGGACACCCAAGCAAAAGTACAAGTTCACATTCCATTCAGAGCCCTTTATTGCTCTTCTGAAGGGGCACCAGGAAGAGGTTTTGCTCATTGGCGAAGCTGCGTTGGGGAGCGTTGTACAAGCAGTGGATTTGGCATACGAACAAAACATTGAGGATCGTGGCAAACTCCGGGCTCTTCGAAATGTGCTCGTCAAGAAGGGAAGTTGGCCAGGCACCAAGGTCCAGATCAAGCCCATGTTCCGGAAAAAGAAGACGGAGGTGGTACCAGCCGTTGAGGAAGTGCCTGTGCCTGAAGAAAACAAGGAACCCAGTCCTACGGGACAAGAAGGCGAAGCATCGCTGGAGGACGAACCCTACCGGAGCCCAAGGCGGCATGATTCTCTCTCCGGTGTCACAATGTCCAAGTTTACAGCTGCTGAAGAAAGCCTGGTTCTGGACAAGCTACAACTCATTGTCAAATGGGGAGGAGAGCCGACGCACTCGGCCCGATACCAATCCCAAGAACTTGGCGAGAACATGCGCAACGATCTCATGCTCATGAACAGGGACATTCTGGACGAGGTTCACGTGTTCAGCAGCTCCGAGCGGCGCGTGACCACGAGTGCACAGATCTGGTCTGCCTCGTTCCTAGGCAAGAAGGATGTCCCTAAAGACTTCATCACGATCCGCAAGGACCTGCTGGACGACTCGAATGCGGCAAAGGACGAAatggacaaggtcaagaagaagctcaagggcctATTGCGAAAGGGCAACGAACGGCCGGCCCAGTTTGCCTGGCCAGACAACATGCCCGAGCCTTCCGAGGTGCAGACAAGAGTCGTGCAGCTGATGAACTTTCATCGGCGTGTGATGCAGTACAACTACGGCAAATTGTACAGCGGCGCTGTCACATCGCTCAATGCCATCTCAAACCCGAGTACCGAGAGGCTATCGGGTGAAAACTCGAACTCGTCGATCGCGTCGTCGCTCTCACATGCAAATGCGGTCGGCCAGATCCAGGCGCGGTGGTGCTGTGGCGAAGACGCGGAGCTGTTCCGAGAACGCTGGGAAAAGCTCTTTTCAGAGTTCTGCGATGGCGACAAGGTTGACCCGAGCAAGATCTCGGAACTCTACGACACCATGAAGTTCGATGCCCTGCACAACCGTCAGTTCCTCGAATGGGTGTACACACCACCCAACCACATGCTTGACGAGTACTCAGCCTCCGGCACGAGCAACACCCCCAACGGTGCTAATGGCACCAAGGACGGAAAAGCAAAGTCGGCGGAGGATGGTAAGTCCTCGGAAGACGCCAAGGTTGACAAGAACCCATCGCCCGATGGCTCGGACAAGGTGGAGGCGGGAAGCCGGTCTGCCTCGGTTAAGAAGCTCTTCAGAAGACGATCATTCCTTAACAACTTGCGACACTTCAATGAGGAGGCGCCGCCGGAGCAGTACTTCCGGCTTTACAAGGGAACGAACCAGGCCGCGTCCAAACCGGACGCACGCAACGAGCCGCTTCAGGAGCTTTACCGACTAGCCAAGGTCCTGTTCGACTTCATCTGCCCTCAGGAGTATGGCATCTCGGACAGCGAAAAGCTCGAGATTGGCCTGCTGACGTCGCTGCCCCTGCTCAAGGAGATCGTTCAGGACCTTGAGGAGATGCAGGCGTCGGACGACGCCAAGTCCTTCTTCTACTTCACCAAGGAATCCCACATCTATACGCTGCTCAACTGCATCATCGAGGGAGGTGTCGAGACTAAAATCAAGCGCAGCACCATCCCTGAGCTTGACTACCTGTCACAGATCTGCTTCGAGCTCTACGAGGCAGAAATGAAGACAACGGGCGAGGGGGCGTCACCTCATGACGAGCCCACCTTCACGTACAGCATCCGAATTACCATTAGCCCGGGCTGCCACGTCTTTGACCCCCTGCACGTGCAGCTTGACAGCCGACATTGCATTGGCTTTGCCCCCAGGCGAAGCTTGACACCCCACGCCGACTGGTTGCAGGTCATCAAGACCTTGCGAGCCAAGTTCAATCAGTAAGTGCCCCCACTAAACCCTCCCTGCCTGCATCTGCCTCCTCCCCGTGACCTCATACTTACACTCGCACCGCAGGGTCAAGTTACCAAAGACGTTCCTGGCGGTGAATCTGTCGGATGCCTTCACATTTGAAGAGCTAGAACGGCAAGGGAGCGACAACGATGTGCTGGAGATGAAGGCTGTGCCGCCCAAGGATCTCCTGACTGATAGGCAAAAGccagacgatgaggatggtaGGAAGGATCTCGCAACCGGGGCCGGCGAGGTGATTGCCTCCTAGAGGAGGAAAATGCGCGGATGATATGATGGTTGATGGTTAGGGCAAGGTCTTGTGGAAAACCTAAAAGCCTCCCATTACAGCTCACCGCACATTAGAGCCATACACTGTACCGAAGATTGGCATCGTTGATGAGGCCAGACAGAGCCATCCTCCCCTCATCGGGGGAGGGGGTCAGCAGCCGTAGTGTTGCTATCAGTACCGTCCAGGGCTAGCCACCACATGAGGCTCCCAGGACGCACCATGTTGAAATAGCACACTGACACATGAATAAACCAATCAATCAATCGATCCTTGTGGCCGTCTCTTTCTGAGTGATAAGGTGCTCGAGGTGTAATTTTCGTCAAGCTCATATCAAACATGAGGGCTGTTTCCAGGCAACTGGATACCCAGGGGCTgaatctcttcttccttacCTCCCATGTAGAAACCGTTGGGCTCCGTGCATAGAGTTTGCAAGTGCATACAATGAAGCTCACCCTGCAAAGGCTTGTCAGTAGTCGATATGGGGCGTCTTGGCATCCACCTTCAGGGGCTTTTTTCTCCGAGCAGCGTGTAAGACCTCCCCTGGTTTAGAAACCGACAACATGGGATTGGTGCAGCCATGCCAAAGCAAAAGGCCCAAAGGCCCAAACCCCCAACCCCAGGAACCGGAAATCTGGGTCAACATTCAGCTAGGCGATCGCCGATACAATTTCTTTCTCCTGAAACTCGCCACCGAGGCCGTGGGTGCCGGATcctttggccttggccagggCTGAGGCAGTGCCACGACGAGTAACATGCGGTGGTATTCACCTAATGCTTTTCATGGGAAACCTGCTACTGCGTGACAATGACCAGATTGTGGGGGCGTTCGCCAGAATCAAGCCCAGCAAGGGGCCTTGCTGTGGGGGGAACTTCGACAGCAGGACAGGGTCCACGGTCTTTCGGTTCCTCCAAAAAGAATGTTCGACTTGTGTTCTGGAATGTGTGGATCCGCTGGTGGGCTCTCTCTTGGTGGCATGTTCGTGAAGCGCAGTCGCCTCATGAGCCTCTGCTCAGCCAGGAGGAGGGAAATTGCGCTTCTTAAGACCGACCGATTGATGACAGAAGTTGAGCAACAGAAATCGTCCTGGAGGTGGCAGAAAGAAGCCGAGGAACGATGGAGCGCTAGCAAGGCCACATGCGATGGACCTGATGGAAGCAAGCACAGTGGGCAACTTGACGCTCTCTTCACCCGTTTGAGAAGGGATGAACCTATCACTAAGGCAGCCAACCGTTAAATGATGGGCCCAAGCTCGATCGTAAGATGAAGTGTGCGAGCACAGCACACCGACTAGGTCCTTCCACTGGCTGGCGACGTCACTCCATGCCAGAAGTGGTTCAAGACAACGGGCCGCTGTCCAAACAGAGGAGGCCATCCGTGTATTTCCCTCAGAGATCCGAGACAGCGGAGGCGCCTGCAGATGGGGAAATGCGATGCCGGCGCCCGGCAGATGTGCATGGGGCTGTTGAGCATGCAGGCGAGACGAACGACCACGGTTGGCGGGTTTGCAAGCTAACCGGAAAATATGAAATGCTTCCATAGTAGAGCCGCCCTAGGCTCGGGTATTCGTATTCCCAAAGAGTAGGTGTCGTCGAAAGTCCACGAGGCTAGTCAAGACTCTGGCCAGGGGGCGAAACGGGGCGATACCATCATCCCCCTCGGCCGAGGACGACTGTGTAAGAGGGGTCATGGAGACATGACCTCACTAAAGACAAATGCGGCTCCATCCACGACTCTCGTTTCGGTTTCAGTAACAAGGCTTCAAGTTGACTGACGAGCTTGGCCCAAGCTTAGGCGCCCATTGACGCCGACACAATCATGACACCTAACGGTCGACGGATCCGTCTCTCAGAACGGGGGGTCCCAGACGGGTGGCTGGCCGGGAGGACGGAGCAGAGCACCTTGCAGCAAGCAATGGTTGACCGGCGACCTGGGGGCGGCGCGGTTCTGGCCCGGACACAGCGGGGGAACAATCGAATTGCCGGGGCTGCCAGAACGAGCCGGCGACAGGCCGCACTCACATGGACACTGGGTTGCTGTCCGGGGAGGACAGGTCGCGCCATGGGCTTTCTCTTTGAGCCGGGGGTAAGGAGGGACATCGGGAGGGTCGCATGGGCTGCAAGTCAGCAGATTTGACGACGAAATGCAGAGAGGCTCAGGGCTGGCCTGTGTTGAGAAACGGTGCAAGAGACAGGGCCAGGCTTGGCACGGAAGGCCAAGGCATAATGCAGGAAACCAACAGGCCGGATATTTGGAGATGGTGACAAGGCGAGCACGACGAAAAAAAGATAGCGATCAACAATATGGGGGTGAACCAGGGCCGTAAGAAGGCAAGGCCTGCCACGTTGTTGTCATCGATGGGGACAGGGGATTTCGTCCCAGGTCTTTCCTTGTACCCTGACGTCCGGAAGCAAGCCTATTTGTTTGCCAGCAATTGAAGGTTTGCTGACATTGAGGCTTTGGCTTTGGGGATGAGAGGCTGTTTGCGGCTTTTGGCGAAGGATGGTCAGGCATGAACGAGGAACGATTGAGTTAATAAACGAGGAGGAGACGAGAGGAGacaagaggagagagaagggtACGAGGCACGAATGACAGGGGCGGCAAAGTTTAATCCCGTTGGGTAGTATCCACGGTGTAGGTCGTAGGTCGGTCGGTGGACTGTTGGAGGTTAGAGGTTGACGTTTGGAGGCTAGATTGCGAACGGGATGGAAGGTGTAAGCGGAGTGGAGGATGCATCGCGGCGCACCTGCAGTGAGTGGGTGGAGGGGAACGAACCTTGGAAGGGGCCATCCAGCAGTCACTGGACGAAAGAGGAAGTAGGTCCACAGACGACACCTCATGGCTCGGTGCATCTCGCTGAAACGGGACAAGAGAGAACATCAGGCCACGCAAAATTTGAGAAAAGAGACAAATTCTCAAAACGCCCAAATCAAACGAGAGCACAAATTGGATTGGatgcaggcaggcaggcaggcaggcaggcatgCGCCGAGAGAGTACGGCCGGCCGGCCGACATGGGCGGCTCTACCCGCCAGAGCATGCGTGTACCCAGCTTGAGCCCAGGTTGTTGGAAGTAAACGAGCATCATCGATGCTCATATTGGCGGCTACAACAGATCAGAGAcaaaccaacaaccaaccgCTAAACAAACACGGAACTTACGTCTCCAAACAACATCTAGCGAACGGCCTATTCGCTTACACGTTCCATTCTAATTCGAAAGCCATTATTGGTCCCAGTGTCGGAGGGCCACCGAGTTGTTGTATGCATGAGACGGGCCGTAGTCTATCAGGCGGAGACGGGGCCCATGGGAGAAGGGACAACCTGGGATGGAAGCAGAGCGATGGAGAACTTGACGACGGAGATGAGACGGCTGTGCCCGGCGTCGTGGGCTGAGGCGGTCAGTGCCTCCAGAGTCCATCAGCACCATCTCCCTCAGGATCATCATGTATTCATCACGGCGGGCCCATAACGGTGAGAGATGGGCCGCCTCGTCTTGATGGTCAACCCAGTCAGACGGTTACCATGGTCTGTGGGCTGCAAAACTGTGGTCCCTGGGCAATAGTAGCCCATTTCGCGTTTACTCATCTGCCGCCGACAGCATGAAGCCTTTAGCCACAGAAAACGGAAGGATCGCACGCGATCCCAGTCgcggaagcagaagcagaagccaGGTGAACCATGTCCAGATGCGAGGTGACAACTCTGCAGTGACCAGTTCAGCATCAGTAGATGACGTTCCTCCTTTGAGGACTGGCCGAGGTCCGCCGGTAATCGCGCACAAGCGCTAAGCGAATGGCAAGACGCCCATTTCACGGGCTGGCTGCCTTGCCAAATTGAGCAACCATCTGATAGATCTTGACAGCCTGTGAGATGGGTGACACAACCTGAGTATTTGCGTGTTGCAATCGACGTctgtgatgtgatgtgcCGACTACAGTATTACACTCCGAGAGCAAACTAATGGCAGAGTTGCTCAGCCAACACCGAGGTTTGTGCCAAACAGAACATCGTCCCAGTCTGCCATTGGCCTCTGATCGAATGCAAGTGCTTGTGTCTACATACCCTGCACCAGGACGGTGTGCTGAAGAGGGCAAGGTGCGTGGCGCGGAGCCGGAGACAAGCAGGTCGGTGGTGGATTGCAAACCGCTTCGAAAACGCCCGAGGAAACGAAAAACGCTGGGGTGGCATGACGGACGGGGTACAGGGTTGCTCGACATTGAGTTGCACCAGCCAGCTGATTACCAACGGGAAGAAGTAAAGAGGTCGATCTTGTGTGTTTTGGCACCAACGCCGCGCTACATCGAGGCGGCCTAGTTTCAAGGTTGACCCCGTCCGAGGTAGGCAATCGCCCAGGTGTTCGCCAAGTCTAGACCCACGCCGGGTTTGTTCATGGCGATATCAAAATAAGGTCCTAATCGGTCATGGTGTGAAGGAGGCGAGATGGTTAACCGTCAGCACCGCGTTGTCGATTGAATGACAACACGGCAGACAGCGGAGTGCTGCAGGTAGAGGAGTTACCTTAGCTAGGTACCGGGATGCGAGCAACATCAGCTGTCAGTTTGGAAGCTGGTCCATAGCAAAGATGGGTATTGCCGGGGATGGTTTTTCAAGATGCAGACGGGACAAAGCACCTCTGCTGATGGAAGGGGTCTCCCATGCCCGATCCAGAGCCCCATTATGTGAGCCCGCTGGCTCTCTGCCTGGCTGGACCCTTACTTGGAGCACGGATCAAGACAGGAGAGGTTCGAAGGTCGAAGGAGAGCCAGTACTGAGTAGGTACCTACCCAACTTGTTTGCGACAACCATGGAGATGTGATTAATGACTTGGGCAGCGACGAGGCGGAAGTTGATGGATCAAGACCCGGAGAGCCACGTCCCGGCAAGGGCGGCGGTCGTGGGATGAAACTCTAATCATCCTAACTTTATGCCTTGTTTCCTgttttggtggtggtgagcgCCTTCCGACTGCTCGCTCTCTCCTCTGGCTGGGGCATCTTGAGTAGGTTCCGAGAAGCTGGAACTGCCTAGGTAGGTACAGTACCTGCCTAGGAACAGACAGGCTACTAGGTGCTGTAGTCATCCGGGGAAGGAGGCGACAACTCATCTATGCGCCTTCCGCATTAAGGTCGTCGTCTGGGCTTCTGATTTATTTCCCGAGATATTCTCACTCTTACACCGCCACCCCACCCGTCTGGTCTTGTCTCCTCTCCAAATTCATCTCTGCAGAATGCCCAGGT from Fusarium falciforme chromosome 2, complete sequence includes these protein-coding regions:
- a CDS encoding Inositol hexakisphosphate and diphosphoinositol-pentakisphosphate kinase, translating into MSNRPGPKLVSTTVGAVDSPTPPAAPPYSTSPSDDASAADFSSSPRHSHIHAPYLGCGQSLPHHYSQSHPPRSSRILSTSSPLANSSSISAAGTKGHCAEPDTAETHARRASFSVPSHISTSAAAVKNLHSLPLRTRRESMTSDVCVEDLALADSQLALAEDPHQNQNQNQQRNLNRLPTASDSSNSNYTVSSEPSGVINNRLSSSSDPQSRRLSGNSLYSLASARGVLSGSSSAHGSELGTPPRSVPGLLSTGKGTTPSQSEPGISNVTVTTSSTAQQGHSVVGHHHQHHLVPRDLHSQPLDFTKRAIRDNMQNSTSNLRSMPDRSRSRAKRRFSGSTATSSHSPSSDRGPHHREREEVKPARWGVIGVCALDVKARSKPSRNILNRLIANREFDVIVFGDKVILDEEVENWPICDYLISFYSDGFPLDKAIAYVKARKPFCVNDVPMQQILWDRRLCLHLLDKINVRTPKRIEVSRDGGPQILTPEMVKHIKDVSGVSFEPIDRAKVPAPQKVELIEDGDALSVDGAILRKPFVEKPTSGEDHNIIIYFPKSAGGGARKLFRKIGNKSSDYIQDLTIPRAITEPDSSYIYESFMQVDNAEDVKAYTVGPAYCHAETRKSPVVDGVVRRNTHGKELRYVTALDTKEREMASRISTAFGQRVCGFDLLRASGKSYVIDVNGWSFVKDNDDYYDHCSGILKDLFVKEKLRRGGVTPPMPSPAPSDNTDPFTRAANAFKDREQTSLPGTGGVRTSINSMSNATDSQPDDSFRRVPSGTATPLIPDSTLPSKSHSSVATPLIPSVPADLSLSGSSSAPPQTQQSAISDAPSEQPSTAPEPPLPTHSWKLKGIVSVIRHADRTPKQKYKFTFHSEPFIALLKGHQEEVLLIGEAALGSVVQAVDLAYEQNIEDRGKLRALRNVLVKKGSWPGTKVQIKPMFRKKKTEVVPAVEEVPVPEENKEPSPTGQEGEASLEDEPYRSPRRHDSLSGVTMSKFTAAEESLVLDKLQLIVKWGGEPTHSARYQSQELGENMRNDLMLMNRDILDEVHVFSSSERRVTTSAQIWSASFLGKKDVPKDFITIRKDLLDDSNAAKDEMDKVKKKLKGLLRKGNERPAQFAWPDNMPEPSEVQTRVVQLMNFHRRVMQYNYGKLYSGAVTSLNAISNPSTERLSGENSNSSIASSLSHANAVGQIQARWCCGEDAELFRERWEKLFSEFCDGDKVDPSKISELYDTMKFDALHNRQFLEWVYTPPNHMLDEYSASGTSNTPNGANGTKDGKAKSAEDGKSSEDAKVDKNPSPDGSDKVEAGSRSASVKKLFRRRSFLNNLRHFNEEAPPEQYFRLYKGTNQAASKPDARNEPLQELYRLAKVLFDFICPQEYGISDSEKLEIGLLTSLPLLKEIVQDLEEMQASDDAKSFFYFTKESHIYTLLNCIIEGGVETKIKRSTIPELDYLSQICFELYEAEMKTTGEGASPHDEPTFTYSIRITISPGCHVFDPLHVQLDSRHCIGFAPRRSLTPHADWLQVIKTLRAKFNQVKLPKTFLAVNLSDAFTFEELERQGSDNDVLEMKAVPPKDLLTDRQKPDDEDGRKDLATGAGEVIAS